Below is a genomic region from Ruania alba.
CTCCTTGCGGTCATGGGGTGGTGACGTGCCAGGTGGCGCCCGGCTGTTCCCGGACCACGGCGACCTCACCCGGTTCCAGCAGGATACCGCCGTCGGTGCTGGCCTCGGTGAGGAGATCGTGGCCGGCTCCGGTGACCCGGACCGGCGCGCTGCCGTGGTGCAGGAAGAACAGGTAGTCCGCCTGCGCGCCACGGCGGCGCACCACTTCCAGGCCCGTCCCGACGGCGTCCGGGACAGGTGCGTAGATGTTCTCGGCCTGGCACAGCCTCGCCCAGAAGACGTCCCGGGACTCCTGCACGAGCCGGGCGGACAGGTAGGTGGCAGTGCCGGCACCGACGGTGCGGCGGGTGATCGCCGGTAGCCCGGCCAGGTCGCCATCGGCGTAGCCCGCTACCTGTTCGGCCCCTTCGAGGTGCACCCGCTCGGTCCACTGCTGGACCTGGCTGCCATCGGTGAGTGAGCCGGTGATCTCGGGGGCGAGCGGCCGGATCTCCTCCACCCGGATCCCGAGCAGGTCGCGGATCCGCCCCGGGTAGCCGCCGAGGACGACCCGCTGGTTCTCGTCCGCGACGCCGCTGAAGTGACCGACCACCAGGTGGCCGCCGGATGCGACATAGGCGTCCAGCCAGGCCACGGTCGCGTCATCCATGGCGAACAGGCTGGGCACGGCGAGGATCCGGTAGCGGGAGGCGTCCGCGCCCGGTCGGATGAAGTCGGACGCGATCCCGGCCCGCCAGAGCGAGCGGTGCGTGGCGCGTACCTCCTCGGCGTAGTCGATCCCGTCGTGCGGCAGGTGCGGAGTCTCCAGGGACCACCACCCGTTCGCGTCCCAGACGATGCCCACCTGCGCCTCCACCAACGGCCCGTCCGCAGGGGGCTCGGCCACCTCGGCGATGCGTGTCAGGATGCGCCCGAGCTCGATGGTGGCCTCGAAGGAGCGGCTCTCGGGCCCCGCGTGCGGGACCAGGGCACCGTGCCAGAACTCCGCACCGGCCGCCGAGGCGCGCCACTGGAAGAACAGTGATGCCTGCGAGCCGCGAGCGATGTAGCCGAGGGAGTTGCGGATGTTCCGGTCCGGATCCTTGACGAGGGTCAGCTCGCCGGTGCGGATGCCGGTGGCATTCTGCTCCATCAGCAGCCATGGGCCGTCGGCCCAGGACCGGGTGAGGTCGGCGCCGTACGCCACGTGCGCCTCGCCGTCGGGTCCGGCGCTGTCCAGGTAGTGGTCCACGGAGACGACGTCCTGGTGCTCGGCCCAGGCCCATTGATCCAGGTGGTTCCAGGTGGGCAGCATGAAGTTGGTGGTGACCGGTGCGGCCGAGGACGCCCGGATCTCGGTGACCTGCTCGCGGTAGGCGGCGAGCATCTCGTCCGAGCAGAACCGTTTGAAGTCCACCACCTGGGCGGGGTTGTGCAGGTACTGGGTCTGCATCGGCGGGAGGATGTCCTCCCAGTCGCTGTAGTGCTGGGACCAGAACGCGGTGTACCAGGCGTCGTTGAGGGCATTGAGGGTGCCGTAGCGGGCCTGCAGCCACCGGCGGAACGCCGCCGCGGCGTGCGGGCCGTGGTCGATCGTGCCGTACTCGTTGTGCACGTGCCAGCCGCGCAGTCGCGGGTGCTGCCCGTAGCGTTCGGCGAGGAACCGGGCGACCCGGCGGCATGCCTGGCGGTAGGCCGGGGCGCTGATCGCGTACGTGTCCCGGGAGCCATGCAGCACCCGGGTGCCGTCCGGGCGGACCGGCATCGCGTCGGGGTGGGCGCGAGTGAACCACGGCGGGGGAGAGGCGGTCGGGGTGGCGAGGAAGAAGGAGATACCCGCCTCGTCCAGGGTGGCGATCACCTCGTCCAGCCAGGTGGCGTCGAACTCACCCTCCCGCGGTTCGAGCAGCGCCCAGGAGAACACCCCGAGGGTGACGGTGTTCACCCCGGCCCGGCGCATCAGCTCCATATCCTGCGCCCATACCTCACGGGGCCACTGCTCGGGGTTGTAGTCGCCGCCGAACAGGAATCCGGTGGTGCCGGATGCGATCTCGGACACGCGGTCCTCCTTCACTTCTCGGCGAGTGCGGCCGATTTCGCTCATATCCCGGGATATGAGCGAAATCGGCCGCACTCGCGGTGTGGTGGTCAGCCCTTGATGCCGCCGCTGATCAGGTCCAGGCGCCAGTAGCGTTGCAGCACCAGCATCATCACGACCAGCGGGATGATTGCCACGGCCGCGCCGATGATCGCCAGGCTGTACAGCGACGGCGTACCGGACCCCTTCGACAGCAACGTGTACAGGCCGACCGTCAACGGGTACATCCGCTCATCGGAGAGCATGATGAACGGCAGCAGGAAGTTGTTCCAGATGCCCACGAACTGCAGCAGGAAGATGGTCACCATCCCGGGGACCATCATCGGCAGGGCGATGGCGGTGAAGATCCGCACGTCGTTGGCCCCGTCGATCCGAGCCGCCTCCATCGTGTCGCTGGGGATCGCCGAGGCGGCGTAGACCCGGGCGAGATAGATCCCGAACGGGGAGATCAGCGAGGGCAGCAGCACCGACCAGTAGGTGCCGGCCAACCCGATCTCGGACATCAGCAGATACTGCGGGATCGCCAGTGTGATGCCGGGCAGCAGCACCCCGCCGAGAATGGCGTAGAACACCGCCTGGCGGCCGGGGAAGGTGTACTTGGCGAGCGCGAAGCCGGCCATCGTGGAGATCAGGGTGGAGGCTGCCGCACCGAAGCCGGCGAAGATCAGGCTGTTCAGCGCCCACTGCGGGAATTGACCGCCACCGTAGGTGAACAGGTCTCGCAGGTTGTCCAGTAGGCCGGAGCCGGGGGCGAAGGTGAAGGTGGTGAACAGCTCGGCGTTCGACTTCGTCGAGGCGATCACCACCCAGGCCACCGGCACCAGGCAGTAGAGGGCGCCGAGCAGCAGGACCAGGGTGGGCAGGACCCGGCGCGGGTGGGAGCGGGGCCGCGGTGCGGTGCTCGAGACCGACCGGACCACCGGGCGTGCGGCGGTGCTGGTACTCATCAGGCGGCTCCGAACGTGCGCTTCTGGGTGAGTCGGAGCAGCAGCACCGACACGATCAGGGTGCCCAGCGCCAACACCACCGACGAGGCGGCGGCCAGGGACAGGTCATCGCGGACGAAGGCGTCGCGGTAGATCTTCATCAACGGCACCCACGTCTGGGAGATGGAGTTGGTCATCGGGCGCAAGGTGGTCGGCTCGCCGTACACCTGCAGGGTGCCGATCAGCGCGAACAGCCCGGTCAGCACGAGGGCGGGGCCGACGAGCGGGATCTTGATCCGGTAGGCGATGTGCCACTCGTTCGCACCGTCGAGACGGGCCGCCTCGTACACCTCTCCGGGGATGCCACGCAACGAGGTGTACAGGATGATCATGTTGAAACCGACGCCGGTCCAGATCGCGATGTTTGCCACGGACGGGAACAACATGGCGCCGTCCAGCACAGCGATCGGATCGAGCCCGATCCGGCGCAGCACGTAGTTCAGCGGGCTGGTCGAGGGCAGGTACAGGAAACCCCACAGGAGCGAGGCGATCACTCCCGGCACGGCGTACGGGATGAAGATCGCGGTGCGCGCGAAGCGTGCGCCCGCCACCCGGGGGAGGTCGAGCAGCAGCGCGAAGGTGAGGGCGAGGCCAAGAGTGAGTGGCACGGCGATGAAGCCGTAGATCGCCAGGCGCCCGAATCCGGCCAGGAACTCGGGGTCAGTGAAGGTCGTGGCGTAGTTGGCGAAGCCGACCCAGGTCTCCTCCTGCACGCCGAACGGGCCGTCGCCGCTCACCCGTAACCCGCGGAAGCTCAGCACGATCGCGTACCCGATCGGGATCGCGAGGAAGGTGAGGTAGAGGATCCCGGCAGGCAGCAGGAAGCCGTAGGGGGCGACCCAGCGGTGGCGGATCCGGCGCCGGGTCGGTCTCGGTTCGGTAGCGGTGCTCATCGCACACGTGCTCCTTCGTCGAGCGGGTGCCGGCGAGGAGGACATGGCTCCCGCCGGCACCCGGGGTGCGTCAGTTGGTGGTGACCGTGAAGCCAGCGGTCTCCATGTCCTCGACCACGACGTCCTGCGTCGCGGCCAGGGCCTCGCGCAGCGGCGTGCCGTTCTCGATGGCCGCGGACATGGCGTCCTGGAAGGCGCTCGAGGCGACGTTCACGTTCGGGCCCCAGCTGATGTCGGGCACCGTGGTGGCCGCGATCTCCGCGGCGACCTCCCAGTAGTCGGACTGCTGCGGCATCAGCAGCGGCGGCTCGGAGTCGAGAGTGAGCTCCTGGCCGGTCAGCGAGGCCGGGTACTGACCCTGCTCGATCTGGATCGCGGCAGCTTCCTCGCTCGCGCCCATCCAGGCGGCGAACTCGGCGGCTGCCTCGGGGTACTCGGCCGAGGTGGTCACCACGACGGCGGAGCCACCCTGGAACGCGACCCCGGGATCGCCGTCGTTCCACTGCGGCAGGGGAGCCATCGCCCAGTCGCCGGCCATGGGTTCGGCCACCCCGTAGAGCACACCTGCCGCCCACAGCCCGGCGGGCCAGGAGAGGATCTCGCCGGAGTTCAGCGCCGCGTTCCACTCGGGCGTGAGCAGCGGCTCGGCGAGCACCAGGTCCCGATCAATCAGGTCCTGCCAGTAGTCGGCCACCTCCTGGGAGGCGGGGTCGTCGATTCCCACCGTCCAGGTGTCACCGTCCACGGACCACCACTCGCCCCCGGCCTGCTGGGCGAAGCCCGCGAAACCGCCGAACTCGGCCGGGGCGAAGGTGGTGATGTAGGCGTTCGGGTCGGCGGCGCGCACCTGCTCGGCAGCCTCGGCGAACTCCTCCCAGGTGGTCGGCACCTCGACGCCGAGCTCGTCGAAGCGGGCCTGGTTGTAGGTCAGGGCCATCGGGCCGGCATCCTGCGGGACCCCGTAGGTCGCACCGTCGAAGCTGGCCTGGCTCCACACCCCTGGGGCGTACTCGCTCTCCAGGTCGGTGGTGTGGGCGCTGATGTCCGCGGCCACGCCGGCCACGATCATCGCCGGCAGGGTGTTGTACTCCACGATCGCCACGTCCGGGGCGTTCTCCGCCCGGGTGGCGGTGACGAGCTTGGCGGAGGAGTCGGAACCGCCGCCGGCGTCGGTGTGCACCACTTGGATGTCCGGATGGGTCTCATTCCAGGCGTCCACCATGGGCTGCTGAGCGGTTCCCCAGGCCCAGTAGTCGATGGTGATCGGGCCGTCCGGGCTCGGTGCCTCGGCATTGCCGTCCGCTCCGGCTGAGCAGGCGGCCAGGGTCAGTCCTGCCACGGACAGGCCGGCGACGGCCAGGAGGTTCTTGCGCATGTCTCACATCTCCTTCGACGTGCTGGGATGAGGCGGGTGGCATCGTCGCACTAGCGAAGCGCTTCGATTGCTGCGTCCGATCATGGACCGATGATCAGCCACCTGTCAAAAGGGGAAAGGATGCTTGGACCAGTGA
It encodes:
- a CDS encoding beta-galactosidase, whose product is MSEIASGTTGFLFGGDYNPEQWPREVWAQDMELMRRAGVNTVTLGVFSWALLEPREGEFDATWLDEVIATLDEAGISFFLATPTASPPPWFTRAHPDAMPVRPDGTRVLHGSRDTYAISAPAYRQACRRVARFLAERYGQHPRLRGWHVHNEYGTIDHGPHAAAAFRRWLQARYGTLNALNDAWYTAFWSQHYSDWEDILPPMQTQYLHNPAQVVDFKRFCSDEMLAAYREQVTEIRASSAAPVTTNFMLPTWNHLDQWAWAEHQDVVSVDHYLDSAGPDGEAHVAYGADLTRSWADGPWLLMEQNATGIRTGELTLVKDPDRNIRNSLGYIARGSQASLFFQWRASAAGAEFWHGALVPHAGPESRSFEATIELGRILTRIAEVAEPPADGPLVEAQVGIVWDANGWWSLETPHLPHDGIDYAEEVRATHRSLWRAGIASDFIRPGADASRYRILAVPSLFAMDDATVAWLDAYVASGGHLVVGHFSGVADENQRVVLGGYPGRIRDLLGIRVEEIRPLAPEITGSLTDGSQVQQWTERVHLEGAEQVAGYADGDLAGLPAITRRTVGAGTATYLSARLVQESRDVFWARLCQAENIYAPVPDAVGTGLEVVRRRGAQADYLFFLHHGSAPVRVTGAGHDLLTEASTDGGILLEPGEVAVVREQPGATWHVTTP
- a CDS encoding carbohydrate ABC transporter permease, which codes for MSTSTAARPVVRSVSSTAPRPRSHPRRVLPTLVLLLGALYCLVPVAWVVIASTKSNAELFTTFTFAPGSGLLDNLRDLFTYGGGQFPQWALNSLIFAGFGAAASTLISTMAGFALAKYTFPGRQAVFYAILGGVLLPGITLAIPQYLLMSEIGLAGTYWSVLLPSLISPFGIYLARVYAASAIPSDTMEAARIDGANDVRIFTAIALPMMVPGMVTIFLLQFVGIWNNFLLPFIMLSDERMYPLTVGLYTLLSKGSGTPSLYSLAIIGAAVAIIPLVVMMLVLQRYWRLDLISGGIKG
- a CDS encoding carbohydrate ABC transporter permease, translating into MSTATEPRPTRRRIRHRWVAPYGFLLPAGILYLTFLAIPIGYAIVLSFRGLRVSGDGPFGVQEETWVGFANYATTFTDPEFLAGFGRLAIYGFIAVPLTLGLALTFALLLDLPRVAGARFARTAIFIPYAVPGVIASLLWGFLYLPSTSPLNYVLRRIGLDPIAVLDGAMLFPSVANIAIWTGVGFNMIILYTSLRGIPGEVYEAARLDGANEWHIAYRIKIPLVGPALVLTGLFALIGTLQVYGEPTTLRPMTNSISQTWVPLMKIYRDAFVRDDLSLAAASSVVLALGTLIVSVLLLRLTQKRTFGAA
- a CDS encoding ABC transporter substrate-binding protein, giving the protein MRKNLLAVAGLSVAGLTLAACSAGADGNAEAPSPDGPITIDYWAWGTAQQPMVDAWNETHPDIQVVHTDAGGGSDSSAKLVTATRAENAPDVAIVEYNTLPAMIVAGVAADISAHTTDLESEYAPGVWSQASFDGATYGVPQDAGPMALTYNQARFDELGVEVPTTWEEFAEAAEQVRAADPNAYITTFAPAEFGGFAGFAQQAGGEWWSVDGDTWTVGIDDPASQEVADYWQDLIDRDLVLAEPLLTPEWNAALNSGEILSWPAGLWAAGVLYGVAEPMAGDWAMAPLPQWNDGDPGVAFQGGSAVVVTTSAEYPEAAAEFAAWMGASEEAAAIQIEQGQYPASLTGQELTLDSEPPLLMPQQSDYWEVAAEIAATTVPDISWGPNVNVASSAFQDAMSAAIENGTPLREALAATQDVVVEDMETAGFTVTTN